Proteins found in one Ctenopharyngodon idella isolate HZGC_01 chromosome 16, HZGC01, whole genome shotgun sequence genomic segment:
- the slc2a3b gene encoding solute carrier family 2, facilitated glucose transporter member 3 has translation MEKMKDSKMKQVTHYLVFCVSTAVIGSLQFGFNTGVINAPDKKVQNFIRNVTLERTGETMKDTTLTNVWGIAVSIFNVGGMVGSLSVGALVDKLGRRKSMLLSNILALIGGSLMGLSKVSASYELMIVGRLVIGVFCGLCTGLTPMYVGEISPTALRGAFGTLHQLGVVIGILVAQILGLESLLGSQSLWPLLLALTILPAVLQTVMLIFCPESPRYLLISVNQEDEARKVLTRLRGHSDVEDDIREMKEEAMKMSMEKKVSIPELFRNSAYRQPIIIAIILQLSQQLSGINAVIYYSTEIFRKAGITEPVIATIGMGAVNTLFTVVSLFLVERAGRRTLHMIGLAGMTFCVLLMTISLKLVNPADPVQNSTVIAKTASEAGISAVSVVAILAVLGFVASFEMGPGPIPWFIVAELFAQGPRPAAIAVAGCCNWTASFIVGLSFPPLLELCGPYVFIIFLILLIIFFLFTYFRVPETKGRTFEDIASGFSNVAGSNAANYTSPEGAVTMPVSPSSDKIQMTELAGQEKSGTNL, from the exons ATGGAGAAGATGAAAGACAGTAAG ATGAAGCAGGTGACACACTACCTGGTGTTCTGTGTGTCCACGGCCGTCATCGGCTCGCTGCAGTTCGGCTTCAACACAGGAGTCATCAACGCACCCGATAAG AAAGTGCAGAACTTCATCCGAAACGTGACTCTAGAGCGCACTGGAGAGACCATGAAGGACACCACACTCACAAATGTCTGGGGTATCGCTGTTTCCATTTTCAATGTTGGCGGCATGGTTGGGTCTCTTAGTGTTGGTGCTTTGGTTGACAAACTTGGGAG ACGAAAATCAATGCTGCTGTCCAACATCCTGGCTCTGATTGGTGGAAGCCTGATGGGCTTATCCAAAGTCTCCGCCTCCTATGAGCTGATGATAGTGGGCCGCCTGGTGATTGGTGTGTTCTGTGGTCTTTGTACAGGACTGACACCCATGTATGTGGGTGAAATTTCACCAACGGCACTGCGAGGGGCTTTTGGCACCCTTCACCAGCTTGGGGTGGTCATCGGCATCCTGGTTGCACAG ATCTTGGGTCTGGAGTCATTGCTGGGGTCTCAGTCTTTGTGGCCATTATTGCTGGCTTTGACGATCCTGCCTGCAGTGTTACAGACTGTTATGCTGATCTTCTGCCCAGAGAGCCCTCGATACCTGCTGATCAGTGTCAACCAGGAGGATGAGGCACGCAAAG TGCTGACACGTCTTCGTGGGCATTCAGATGTGGAGGATGATATTCGTGAGATGAAGGAAGAGGCCATGAAGATGTCCATGGAGAAAAAGGTTTCTATTCCGGAGCTGTTCCGTAACTCCGCCTACAGACAGCCCATTATTATCGCCATAATCCTGCAGCTGTCCCAGCAACTGTCCGGCATCAACGCT GTAATTTATTACTCGACAGAGATCTTCCGAAAAGCCGGTATCACTGAGCCAGTCATTGCCACCATTGGAATGGGTGCAGTCAACACTCTCTTCACTGTCGTCTCT CTCTTCCTGGTGGAGAGGGCAGGGAGAAGAACACTTCATATGATTGGACTGGCTGGAATGACTTTTTGTGTTCTGCTCATGACTATTTCTCTTAAACTTGTG AACCCTGCAGACCCTGTTCAGAATAGCACTGTCATCGCCAAGACTGCATCTGAAGCG GGAATTTCAGCAGTCAGCGTTGTGGCCATTCTGGCAGTGTTAGGATTTGTGGCCAGTTTTGAGATGGGACCAGGGCCTATCCCATGGTTCATAGTGGCAGAGTTATTCGCTCAGGGTCCACGTCCGGCAGCCATCGCTGTGGCGGGATGCTGCAACTGGACCGCCAGCTTCATTGTCGGACTGTCTTTCCCACCACTATTG GAACTGTGCGGCCCGTATGTGTTTATCATATTCCTCATCCTCCTCATCATCTTCTTCTTGTTTACCTACTTCCGGGTTCCCGAGACCAAAGGCCGGACATTTGAGGACATTGCCAGTGGATTTTCCAATGTCGCAGGGTCCAATGCTGCCAACTACACGTCCCCAGAGGGTGCCGTCACTATGCCAGTGTCCCCATCATCAGACAAGATTCAGATGACTGAGCTGGCTGGACAGGAGAAAAGTGGAACAAACCTATAG
- the LOC127496751 gene encoding cytochrome c oxidase subunit 6B1 has product MADVIEDKIKNYRTAPFDARFPNTNQTRNCFQNYLDFHRCNKVLSSKGQETSPCEWYQRVYKSLCPMSWVEKWDGQIEDGSFPGKI; this is encoded by the exons ATGGCTGATGTTATTGAGGACAAGATCAAGAACTACAGAACGGCTCCATTCGATGCCCGTTTTCCAAACACTAATCAGACAAGAAACTGTTTCCAAAATTACCTTG ACTTCCACAGGTGTAATAAGGTTTTGTCAAGCAAAGGGCAGGAAACTTCTCCCTGCGAATGGTATCAGAGAGTGTACAAGAGCCTGTGTCCAATGAGCTGG gTGGAGAAATGGGATGGACAGATTGAGGATGGAAGCTTCCCTGGAAAGATCTAA